The window CGCATCAGGGAACAGTAGATGTAAAAAGCACAACTGGACACGGGACTGTAATTACCATTAGATTATGATAGCCTGATTACCACATCAAGTGTGTTCCTCAAAGAAGGAAAGTTTATGAATCACTTAGAACTAATTAAACTTGTCGCTTATTTAATGGCTTTACACGTAACTGTATTAGTTTCTTTACATCTTCTTGTGCAGATTTATCTCTGACTTCAAGCATGAGCCATTTACCAATATTAGAAGAAGGTGTCACTGAAAACAAGTTTTGAGTGTAGGGGCTGCAAGTTGGAATAACAATATTTGCCTCAGGCAGTTCCTTCTTACCGATAACAACAAGGGCAAAAAAGTAGCCATCCATTGGATAAAGAGTACACAGTGACTTGCTGCTCTTTTTGTACTTTATATTCCAGCCTTTTTGCATAGAACAGTTACTGAATTCCATATTAGGTGATGTGGAATAAGTATTTTCCACATATACACAGAGCTCGTCCCATAGCGAATTATTAATAAAATCGCTGACATTTTCAAATGTAGGTTTATTATTTGAGCTATAAAGTTCACTCCACATTATGTTTATACCAACCTCTCGCTAATTATTTACTATCTTTAACTTTAGTTTCATTGCAGGAACTGCATATAATACATCCTAATATAATTCTAACATTTATATGGTAAAAAATAACTTAAAAAAAGATAAAAAAATCGCTTGACTTTTATGCTATGTCCCGTTACAATATATTTTGTCAGTCGGCGAGGTGCTCGACGAAAATAAATAAGGCCCATTGGTCAAGTGGTTAAGACACCGCCCTTTCACGGCGATAACAGGGGTTCGAGTCCCCTATGGGTCACCATTATAGTTTAAAAAGTAATGGCCCGGTAGTTCAGTTGGTTAGAATGCCAGCCTGTCACGCTGGAGGTCGACGGTTCGAGCCCGTTCCGGGTCGCCATTTAAATTATACAAAAAGCAACTTTCTCTTGCAGAAAGTTGCTTTTTGATTTCAAAATAAACCAAAATTCTACTTCCAAAATATTCCTGAAAATAACAGCAAAATTTTTAAAATAAAGTGTTGACAGTTAATCAATTCCCATGTTATTATATACAGGCAGTTGAGCGAAACACTTGTTCAACGAAGTACGAAGTATCTGCTATAAATGCGCTGGTGTAGCTCAGCAGGTAGAGCAGCTGACTTG of the Ruminiclostridium papyrosolvens DSM 2782 genome contains:
- a CDS encoding DUF3788 domain-containing protein, whose protein sequence is MWSELYSSNNKPTFENVSDFINNSLWDELCVYVENTYSTSPNMEFSNCSMQKGWNIKYKKSSKSLCTLYPMDGYFFALVVIGKKELPEANIVIPTCSPYTQNLFSVTPSSNIGKWLMLEVRDKSAQEDVKKLIQLRVKPLNKRQV